Sequence from the Polyangium spumosum genome:
CCTCGTTCCGCGGCGTGGGCCTGTGTTTCTCGTCGAGCACGGTGCCCATGATCGCCACCGCGTCGCCGTCGATGACCACGCGGCCCGCGATGGTCTCGAGGAACGCGAGCCCCAGGCCCCAGACGTCGGTCCACGGGCCCGTCGTGCCGAAGCGCTTCGGCGCCCACTGCTCCGGCGCGCCGTAACGAGGCGTGAACGCGAGCGGCTGGGCCGCGTCGGTCTGCGTCATCTCGCCGGCCATCACGGAGGCGGCGTCGCGGGCGCGGGCGATGCCGAAGTCGAGGATCTTCACGTACTCGGCGCCGTGGACGACCGCGAGGAAGATGTTCGCCGGCTTGATGTCGCGGTGCACGACGCAGATGGGCCCCTGCGGCCCCGGAAAGTTGTGGGCGATCTCGAGGGCGCGGGCGACGGGCGTGAGCAGGCGCGCGGCCTCGAGGTAACCAAGCGGCGGCAGGCCCTCCGCGGCGCGCTCCTCGATGAGCGACCAGAGCGTGCGCCCCTCCAGCCACTCGAGCGCGATGAAGGGCACGATGAGGCCGCTGTCGAGGGTGATGACGTCGTAATGCAGCGGGCGCACGACCTCCGGGATCGTGGCCGAGAGCCGGAAGAGCATCTCGGCCTCCTCGCGAAAGCGCTCGAGGAAGCCGGCGCGCAGGTCCTCCGGGATCGTGGGGATCTTCAGGCACTTGAGCGCGACGGGGGCGCGGAACGCTCCGTGCAGCGCGCGGTAGACGACGCCGAACCCCCCTTCGGCCACCGCCTCTTCGATGGTGAAGGGGCCCTGCGTCGTGCCGGCGATCCCGAAGACGTCCTGGGCCATCGGCCCGGAGCATACGACGTCCCGGGCAGCGCGGTGAAGTGGGAGCCGTGATGCCCAGGCGCTGACGTACGGCCGGCCTCCTCTGGTAGCTTCAGCCGCATGAGTGAGTTCGTCTCCCTGGACATCTCCGAAACGATCGCCACCGTCACCCTGCAGAAGCCCACGATGCCGCCCGCGCTTTTCCTCGAGCTCGAGGCGCTGTTCGGGCGCCTCGCCGTCGAGAAGGGCCTGCGCGCCGTCGTCGTGCAGTCGACCGCGAAGGCGTTCTCGTTTGGCCTGGACCTGCGCGCCGCGATGGCCGATCTCGGCCCGCACCTCGGGGGCGGCGGCGCCGCCGAGCGGATGGAGCTCCTCCGGCTCATCCAGCGGTACCAGCGCGGCTTCGACGCGGTCGCGGCTTGCCCCGTGCCCGTGATCGCGGCCGTGCAGGGGCCGTGTATCGGCGCAGGGCTCGATCTCGCGGCCGCGTGTGACATCCGGCTCGCCACGCGTGACGCGTACTTTTCGGTGCGCGAGACGAAGATCGCGATCGTGGCGGACCTCGGGAGCTTGCAGCGCCTGCCGCGCCTGCTCGGTCAAGGGCTCGTGCGGGAGCTCGCGTACACGGGCAAGGACCTGCCGGCCGATCGCGCGCTCTCCATCGGCCTCGTGAACGAGCTCTTCGACGACGCCGCGGCGCTGCAAGCAGGGGCCCGCAAGCTCGCGCTCGCGATCGCGGCGAACCCGCCGCTCACGGTGCGCGGCGTCAAGGCCGTGCTCGATCACGGCGAGGGCAAGTCGGTCGCCGACGGGCTCGCCTACGTCGCGGCCTGGAACGCGGCGTTCCTCGCGTCCGAGGACCTCGGCGAGGCCATGGCGGCGTTCGTGGAGAAGCGCGCTCCCCGCTTCGCCGGCAAATAACCGGCCCGACACGCGCCGCTTCTTCGTTGCGAACGGACGAGGAGCGGGCGCACGATGGAGCCGAGGAGGGGCCAAACGCGCCGCGCCGGGGGGAGGCGCGGCGACGTGGGTCCTGG
This genomic interval carries:
- a CDS encoding serine/threonine-protein kinase; the encoded protein is MAQDVFGIAGTTQGPFTIEEAVAEGGFGVVYRALHGAFRAPVALKCLKIPTIPEDLRAGFLERFREEAEMLFRLSATIPEVVRPLHYDVITLDSGLIVPFIALEWLEGRTLWSLIEERAAEGLPPLGYLEAARLLTPVARALEIAHNFPGPQGPICVVHRDIKPANIFLAVVHGAEYVKILDFGIARARDAASVMAGEMTQTDAAQPLAFTPRYGAPEQWAPKRFGTTGPWTDVWGLGLAFLETIAGRVVIDGDAVAIMGTVLDEKHRPTPRNEGIAVPDALEAVFRRALAVDPRERPASAGAFWDEVEAALGIAPRLSAPSAHRSGTMRAPVVEAQPGEARRASGSMRAVSAPPASLDVASTMLADSPAEAGGRISRVPEPPAARDPGAALSAAIDVDWGASGQRRSSASLPAVRVDPAPPPPSGRVSSAPKSRVSSVPREPLPSVTNEPAPDVRTMLGGPVALAGAGVVLRVLDQIAGALWLGGERVALGPLKLAYAAALLIGAGALLALARLLRHLTR
- a CDS encoding crotonase/enoyl-CoA hydratase family protein — encoded protein: MSEFVSLDISETIATVTLQKPTMPPALFLELEALFGRLAVEKGLRAVVVQSTAKAFSFGLDLRAAMADLGPHLGGGGAAERMELLRLIQRYQRGFDAVAACPVPVIAAVQGPCIGAGLDLAAACDIRLATRDAYFSVRETKIAIVADLGSLQRLPRLLGQGLVRELAYTGKDLPADRALSIGLVNELFDDAAALQAGARKLALAIAANPPLTVRGVKAVLDHGEGKSVADGLAYVAAWNAAFLASEDLGEAMAAFVEKRAPRFAGK